The genomic interval GTCAGGACGGATGGCCAGCACTTTGTATGTGTGCCTTCTATCTGCTCTAATTGAACACTTGGCTAACTGTTAGAATAGCTATTCACGGTGACaagcaacaacaagaaagagaTTGGGTCTTGAACGAGTTCAAGACGGGCAAGAGCCCAATCATGGTGGCTACTGATGTGGCTTCCCGTGGTATCGGTATGATGAAATTGCGATTTACCccccttcccctcccccttccccctccttccttAGAAGCACCCTCACCCGTATTGAGGTTGTGTGACCATGGCACGGTGCTTAACTCTCTTCCAACATATGTTGGCGTATATGACTCGTCCAGGCTTTGTCGGGTCTCCTGAATTGGTTCTCATGCCAGGAGAACCTTGGACTCACAGTGCAGTGTAGCAGACGTATtatttcttctgttctgattctccatctcttctctgAACCTCGTTGGTCGAGAGACGGGGTTTCTTCTTGTTCCGGCATGATCAAGCTGCATTCCAAGGTTGCTCCAGGACCGCGATTTTTACCAGCCCAGGGACCTAACCCGCAACGGATCCTGATTTGAAAAGTCCGAGAGAGAGTGATGCATCAAGTCTCACACGACTGATAAAGGGCTCATAGGCCACCTTGCTATTTTCACTAATGCTCTGTTTGCTAACATAAGTTTGTGTTTGAAGATGTTCGCGACATTACTCATGTGCTGAACTATGACTACCCCAACAACTCGGAAGACTATGTTCACCGTATCGGTCGAACTGGTCGTGCCGGTGCCAAGGGTACCGCCATCACTTTCTTTACCACTGACAGTAAGTCCTCTTCTGACCACATCCGCCCAAGGTGGCCGTGCTAACGTATTTTTGCAACAGACTCTAAGCAGGCTCGTGACTTGGTCACTATCCTTACTGAGGCTAAGCAGCAGATTGACCCCCGTCTCGCCGAGATGGTTCGCTACAGCGGtggtggcggcggtggcCGTGGCGGCTATGGTCGCTGGGGTGGCCGTGGTGGTGGTCGTGGCCGCGGCGGCAACTACACTGCTTCCAATGCCGCTCCCCTTGGAGGCAACCGCCGTTGGTAAAACTGCTCGTAATGCCCAGTTCAGTCATTGAGCTTGTATTCCCATTGTCGCATCGGTAGATCTTGCTTTCCTTCGCATTCGGTATCCATTGTAACTCTTTACGGGCGGCGTTCGTTGAAGTCACGATAGACTATTATGcggtttttatttttctttcgcttttCCGTTTACAGGTTCCTCTGAACTCATACGGATACGGGTTAATTCTGGTTTCTTTGCCCTTACGtatcttaaaaaaaagttgtGTATCTCCTAGCGCATTTTGAGAAGAGCTGAGGTTAGATAGTCTAGTCTCATGCAATGTATTTATCTGCTTATGACTTGTCAAATACACGCTTGACCTGCGTTGTCATTCTTTCCTTGTAGTAAAGGCATCTATTGCTTGTTGAGTACTTGTGGTGTTATCCCATCATGGTCGTATATCGTAGTCAAGTCATCTAGATTCAAGTACTAAGTCTTTGAGTCAAGGAACCCTATAATATTCACCATACCTTTTGTTCAAGTTCCAATCCATTCCACTCAATTCATAGCCCCATTTCAAGGTCCCAGATCAGCGGGATTGTTCTAAAATGGAGGAAatgttgacatggttgagCTCCCCTGATATCAGGGAAGAGGAAATGTATAAACCCTCCACTCTGCAACCCTATGTATGAGCTACAAGTCTTTACGGAAACCAAGGGTCGTTATACTGTCAGAGTACTCTACTGTATACTGAAATAATAAGATACTTGCGTTTTCGATGGGACATGGTAGTTGGAAAGATTCCATGAGCCCACCACGCATGTTGCTCTCTTACTGCTGATATCCCCCCCTAATTGCCTCGATTCACTTTCTTAGTCATTATGGAGAATCATTATGGTTTCATGATAGTTACGATATCAAAAGAATGCAACAAGAGAGAGACTTCAATGTCTGCCCGATTAACCCCACATCCTCGGTCCTACTCTCAATTCAAAGCGATAGTTGCAACCTCGGCTATCTTGGACTACGATAtgtctcctctttctcgaaACCACCACTATGTAAAGAAATTGAGCTGCCCCATATATTCAAGCTTCGATCTAAATACCTAGCTAGTAGTTTGCTGACAGTGCCCAGGAAAAAATGAACAAAGTGGACAAGATTCTGGACCAGTTCACAGACCCCTTGACTGGGTCAGTGCATGGCGCTGTTTTCATCGCCATTGACAGTTCAGGTAATGCCTTTTTTGGGATTTATGTACTGTGTCTTGTCAGAGCTACCCTTCGTCTTTCATACCTAATCTGACGGCTATCAACAGGGAAGATTATCTATCATCGTGCTGCCGGCAAAGCAagccttgatgatgaaaatGCACCTGCTTTGCAAACCGATTCTCTGTACTGGATTGCTTCCATGACAAAACTTGTGACTGCAATAGCTGTAATGCAGCTTGTGGAGCGAGGCATCGTATCACTTGACGAAGATGTTCGGACAATAGTCCCCGAGGTCCGAGATATACAAATTTTAGAAGATATAAGGAACGGTGTGTGTATACTCAGcatagatctattatattcaCCCAATCGCTGATCTTATAATCTCAATTGTAGATAAGGACTCATCATCAGAGTCGAACCAACTACATCTGAAGCCCGTTCAAGGAAAGATAACTCTCCGGTGAGCATTACCCACTGTAACAGATAACAAATGACTATTGCAGGGTTTTATGGGGGACTCTTAGTTTAACATATTGCATGTAGGAATCTCATGTGTCATACAGCTGGCTTTGTGTACGACAGCTCGTCGCCGCTTTTGCAAAAGTGGTCCAAATCCCACGGTCGAACAGCATACACCTTTTGTGGCAGCATGGTGAGTCCATCTTACCTTTGTGACCCGGAGTGGTATAGACGTCTCTAGCTGATATACCTGCAATCCATCCCAACAGGCTGGCTACCACCACCCGCTACTTTTCGAGCCCGACACCTCTTGGGGATATGGGGCTGGTTTAGATTGGGCTGGCCGAGTGGTAAAGCCTCCCAATCTCGCCGCATTCGCACCCACTCAGAAACTAACCATACATAGATTGAATGCGTAACAAACTCCACGCTCGAGGATTACATGCAGACACACATATGGTCCAAGCTCGGCGCCGTATCAACAACATTCCACCCAGAATTACACCGCGACACACTCCCTCCACAAATGGGCATGGGATATCGCGTCAGCGTCGGCCAGGGCACCAAGTCTCTGAAGTCAGGGCCTATTATCCTCAAACAGCCCGCGCAAGATGATCTGGGGGGTATTGGGCTCTTCAGCACGCCGATGGATTTCGTCAAGTTACTATCTGCGCTTTTGGATGGTGGATATCCACTGCTCACCAGGGAAAGTGTCGATGTTTTACTGCAGCCGCAGCTTAGTGAGGCATCCCGTGAAGCAATGCCGAGGGCACTCGGGGCTCAGATGAGACGGGTGTTGGGGATTAAGGACGCCGGTGATACACAGCAGGCGGATCATTCTCTTGCTGGGACTGTTACGTTGAGGGATATTGCTGGTCGGAGGAGAGCTGGTACGGTTAATTGGAGTGGATTGCCGAATTTGCATTGGGTAAGTTTGAGTCAAGAATGAATTGTTAAGACTTTGTGATCAACCTTCATGTTGAGTAT from Aspergillus flavus chromosome 7, complete sequence carries:
- a CDS encoding putative esterase, coding for MNKVDKILDQFTDPLTGSVHGAVFIAIDSSGKIIYHRAAGKASLDDENAPALQTDSLYWIASMTKLVTAIAVMQLVERGIVSLDEDVRTIVPEVRDIQILEDIRNDKDSSSESNQLHLKPVQGKITLRNLMCHTAGFVYDSSSPLLQKWSKSHGRTAYTFCGSMAGYHHPLLFEPDTSWGYGAGLDWAGRVIECVTNSTLEDYMQTHIWSKLGAVSTTFHPELHRDTLPPQMGMGYRVSVGQGTKSLKSGPIILKQPAQDDLGGIGLFSTPMDFVKLLSALLDGGYPLLTRESVDVLLQPQLSEASREAMPRALGAQMRRVLGIKDAGDTQQADHSLAGTVTLRDIAGRRRAGTVNWSGLPNLHWWIDRQTGIAATLFTQVMPLRDAAVTSLLIDLEESLYAALEESGGHMKTHVKL